A region from the Alosa alosa isolate M-15738 ecotype Scorff River chromosome 7, AALO_Geno_1.1, whole genome shotgun sequence genome encodes:
- the inab gene encoding internexin neuronal intermediate filament protein, alpha b, whose amino-acid sequence MMSYGSDIYSASSYRKIFGDSPRYSSPSRMMSSSSSRSGYRSQSASRTGASSLTSYKRNARPNYSLMPIENFDLSQSSVLNNEFKIIRTNEKEQMQGLNDRFAMFIDKVRNLEQQNKVLETELVTLRQRQTEPSRLADLYQQEIRELRSQIEELNGEKSQIMIERDNIEDDLQKLRGKYEDEVHAREQAEDTLKVFKKDVDDATMVRLDLEKKVESLLDEINFLRKVHEEEVAELMNMIQAAQVSVEMEVAKPDLTSALKEIREQYDCVAAKNLQSAEEWYKSKFADLSDQATRSNEAIRASREEINEFRRQLQSKTIEIESMRGTNESLERQIREMEDRHNSEIMGYQDSIGQLENELRTTKSEMARHLREYQDLLNVKMALDIEIAAYRKLLEGEETRISTGINFPMPSSGAGSQSYSYQTRMYTSGGGGGSSSGKSKKDKDEEQQQQQQGQSKSSSKRELYEETVVSTKKMEKQDTSDVNNVSQKN is encoded by the exons ATGATGAGCTACGGATCTGATATCTACTCTGCCTCCTCCTACAGGAAGATATTCGGGGACTCTCCCCGCTATTCTTCCCCATCCCGGATGATGAGCAGCAGCTCATCGCGCAGCGGGTACCGGTCCCAATCCGCCTCCCGCACTGGCGCATCCTCCCTGACTTCCTACAAGAGGAACGCGCGTCCCAACTACTCGCTGATGCCCATTGAGAACTTTGATCTGTCCCAAAGTTCCGTGCTCAACAATGAGTTCAAAATTATCCGCACCAATGAGAAGGAGCAGATGCAGGGTCTCAATGACCGCTTCGCGATGTTCATTGACAAAGTCCGCAACCTGGAGCAGCAGAACAAAGTCTTGGAGACGGAGCTGGTGACGCTGCGCCAGCGGCAGACCGAGCCGTCGCGCCTGGCGGATCTGTACCAGCAGGAGATCCGCGAGCTGCGCTCGCAAATCGAGGAGCTCAATGGAGAGAAGTCCCAGATCATGATCGAGCGCGACAACATCGAGGACGACCTGCAGAAACTCAGGGGCAAGTACGAGGATGAGGTGCACGCCCGCGAGCAGGCGGAGGACACGCTCAAGGTGTTCAAGAAGGACGTGGACGACGCCACCATGGTGCGTCTGGACCTGGAGAAGAAAGTGGAGTCCCTCCTGGACGAGATCAACTTCCTCAGGAAAGTGCACGAGGAGGAGGTGGCCGAGCTGATGAACATGATCCAGGCGGCGCAGGTGTCCGTTGAGATGGAGGTGGCCAAGCCCGACCTCACCTCCGCTCTCAAGGAGATTCGCGAGCAGTACGACTGCGTGGCGGCCAAGAACTTGCAGTCGGCCGAAGAGTGGTACAAATCCAAGTTTGCCGACCTCAGCGATCAGGCCACCCGCAGCAACGAGGCCATCCGCGCCAGCCGCGAGGAGATCAACGAGTTCCGCAGGCAGCTGCAGTCTAAGACCATTGAGATCGAGAGCATGCGGGGAACCAACGAGTCTCTGGAAAGGCAAATCCGTGAAATGGAGGACAGGCACAATTCCGAAATCATGGGCTACCAG GATTCCATTGGCCAGCTGGAGAATGAGCTGAGGACCACTAAGAGTGAGATGGCCCGTCACCTGAGGGAGTACCAAGACCTGCTGAATGTCAAGATGGCCCTGGATATTGAAATTGCTGCATACAG GAAACTGCTGGAAGGGGAGGAGACCCGCATCAGCACGGGTATTAACTTCCCCATGCCTTCCTCCGGCGCGGGCAGCCAGAGCTACAGCTACCAGACCCGCATGTATACCAGCGGCGGCGGTGGCGGCTCCAGCTCCGGCAAGTCCAAGAAGGACAAGGacgaggagcagcagcagcagcagcagggccagagCAAGTCCAGCAGCAAGCGGGAGCTGTACGAGGAGACCGTCGTCTCCACCAAGAAGATGGAGAAGCAAGACACCAGTGATGTGAACAACGTCAGCCAGAAGAACTAA